The Fulvivirga ligni genome window below encodes:
- a CDS encoding zinc metallopeptidase codes for MIWVIIIVFGIISFAVQHKLKSKFKKYSQVPLNKNLSGAEIAQLMLADHGIHDVKVISVSGHLSDHYNPSNRTVNLSEAVYHGRNAAAAAVASHECGHAVQHAKAYSMLEFRSAMVPIQNASAKILNIIMMIMLFGGIFLFQTFPIQLVLLVIIGAYSVMTLFSLVTLPVEFDASKRALAWVKERHIVDSNEYGMAKDALKWAAMTYVVAALASLVTLLYYISMFLGNRD; via the coding sequence ATGATTTGGGTTATAATTATAGTATTTGGGATCATAAGTTTTGCTGTACAGCATAAGCTTAAAAGCAAGTTTAAAAAATACTCTCAAGTTCCCTTAAATAAGAATTTATCAGGAGCCGAAATTGCTCAGTTAATGTTGGCAGACCATGGTATACATGATGTAAAAGTCATATCGGTGTCAGGACACTTGTCAGACCACTATAATCCTTCAAACAGGACAGTTAATTTAAGTGAGGCCGTGTATCACGGTCGGAATGCCGCGGCAGCAGCTGTTGCTTCTCACGAATGTGGTCACGCAGTGCAGCATGCTAAAGCTTATAGCATGTTAGAGTTCAGATCTGCAATGGTGCCGATTCAGAATGCCAGCGCGAAGATCTTGAATATCATTATGATGATAATGTTATTTGGTGGTATTTTTCTTTTCCAGACATTCCCTATCCAACTGGTATTACTGGTAATTATTGGTGCATACAGTGTTATGACGTTGTTTTCATTAGTAACACTGCCAGTGGAATTTGATGCTAGTAAAAGGGCTTTAGCTTGGGTTAAAGAAAGACACATTGTTGATTCGAACGAATACGGGATGGCTAAGGACGCTCTGAAATGGGCAGCCATGACCTATGTGGTGGCGGCTTTGGCATCTCTGGTAACGCTACTATACTACATAAGCATGTTCTTAGGTAACCGTGATTAG
- the rfaE2 gene encoding D-glycero-beta-D-manno-heptose 1-phosphate adenylyltransferase produces the protein MNLRESWKEENEKLVFTNGCFDILHLGHVDYLEKAAELGDRMVVAINTDASVKKLKGEERPLNNEYSRARLLAALSFVDAVIYFSEETPYELISAIKPDVLVKGSDYLAEDIVGSDIVINNGGEVKTIDLVSGYSTTNLINKIKKT, from the coding sequence TTGAACTTAAGAGAGAGCTGGAAGGAAGAAAATGAAAAGCTGGTCTTTACCAATGGATGCTTTGATATTCTTCATCTCGGACATGTTGATTATTTAGAAAAAGCAGCAGAACTGGGAGATAGAATGGTTGTGGCCATTAATACAGATGCCTCAGTTAAAAAATTAAAAGGTGAAGAAAGACCGTTGAATAATGAGTACAGCCGTGCACGCCTTTTGGCCGCTCTTAGTTTTGTAGATGCTGTAATCTATTTCTCAGAAGAAACCCCATATGAACTCATAAGTGCCATAAAGCCAGATGTTTTAGTGAAAGGAAGTGACTATTTGGCAGAAGACATTGTTGGCTCAGATATTGTTATCAATAATGGTGGAGAGGTGAAAACCATTGATTTAGTTAGTGGTTATTCTACTACCAATTTGATTAATAAGATTAAGAAAACTTAA
- a CDS encoding lysylphosphatidylglycerol synthase transmembrane domain-containing protein encodes MSSSIKNGLKYVVMLGITAFLLWISFENIEVSGDETKWGFLMKTWNSADKLFLVLSAVAAVMSHVIRAERWKLLLKPLGYTPSLGHSFMSVMVGYFINLAVPRGGEVSRCYNLYRIDKTPVDVSFGTVVMERIIDVIFLVILLSTSFFIELDNLVYFFQSDEIKKLTATGDSSFSYTIIIGAVLFIVAIVMIVLYLFKSRRYLTLRYMSKARKIFKGLKSGLTSIFRLEKRFLFIVYSLGIWVCYYLMMYLVMLAFPETSHLGVLAALTIFVIGGIAMALPLPGGAGSFHILVPLGLVLLYNLPEEKAIPFTFIFHGWQTLVIIVVGAVSLFLSQVARKKVENTGKNI; translated from the coding sequence ATGAGTAGTAGTATTAAGAATGGGTTGAAGTACGTGGTTATGCTGGGCATAACAGCGTTTCTCCTATGGATATCGTTCGAAAATATAGAGGTTTCAGGAGATGAAACTAAATGGGGTTTTCTAATGAAAACCTGGAATAGTGCCGATAAGTTGTTTTTAGTATTATCCGCAGTGGCTGCAGTTATGAGCCATGTTATTCGCGCGGAAAGATGGAAGTTATTGCTCAAGCCTTTGGGGTACACACCTTCACTAGGGCACAGCTTTATGTCTGTGATGGTAGGGTATTTTATTAACCTGGCTGTACCCAGAGGTGGTGAGGTGTCCAGGTGTTACAATCTTTACAGGATAGATAAGACTCCGGTTGATGTTTCTTTCGGTACCGTAGTGATGGAGAGGATCATTGACGTTATCTTCTTGGTGATTCTTCTTTCCACTTCTTTTTTTATTGAATTAGATAATCTGGTTTATTTCTTTCAGTCTGATGAAATTAAGAAACTGACAGCTACAGGTGATTCAAGTTTCTCTTACACTATAATTATAGGGGCAGTATTATTCATAGTGGCCATTGTAATGATAGTGCTCTATTTATTTAAAAGTAGAAGATACCTGACATTGAGATATATGTCTAAGGCCCGTAAGATTTTTAAAGGACTAAAAAGTGGTTTAACCAGCATCTTTCGTCTGGAAAAGAGATTCCTTTTCATTGTATATTCGTTAGGTATATGGGTTTGCTATTACTTAATGATGTATTTAGTAATGTTAGCATTCCCGGAGACTTCACACCTGGGTGTGTTGGCCGCGCTCACTATATTTGTAATAGGTGGTATAGCTATGGCTTTACCTTTGCCTGGCGGTGCCGGCAGTTTCCATATTTTAGTACCATTAGGTCTTGTGTTGCTCTATAATTTGCCTGAAGAAAAGGCTATTCCTTTCACGTTCATCTTTCATGGATGGCAAACGTTGGTGATTATAGTAGTAGGAGCAGTTTCATTGTTTTTAAGTCAGGTAGCTAGAAAGAAAGTTGAGAACACAGGAAAAAATATATGA
- the panD gene encoding aspartate 1-decarboxylase: protein MNIEVLKSKIHRVKVTQAELHYVGSITIDEDLLDAANMIEGEKVQIVNVNNGERIETYIIKGERGSGMICLNGPAARRAQVGDIIIIISYAHMDFEEAKKFEPAIIFPDANNKLL, encoded by the coding sequence ATTCACAGGGTTAAAGTAACGCAAGCAGAACTGCATTATGTAGGTAGTATAACTATTGATGAAGATTTGCTGGATGCTGCCAATATGATTGAAGGAGAGAAAGTGCAGATAGTGAATGTGAATAATGGTGAACGTATAGAAACGTACATTATCAAAGGTGAGCGCGGTAGTGGCATGATTTGCCTTAACGGACCGGCTGCACGTAGAGCTCAGGTAGGAGATATTATAATTATTATATCATACGCACATATGGATTTTGAGGAGGCGAAAAAATTTGAGCCTGCCATCATTTTTCCTGATGCTAACAATAAACTACTATAA